Within Vallitalea okinawensis, the genomic segment CTCCCATCTACTTGATGAATATAATCAACTATAGCTGATCCAACGATAACTCCATCCACAAAGGGTTTGAAAAAAGAAGCTGTAGCTGGTGATTGAATGCCAAACCCAACCGCAACTGGAATAGGAGCTCTTGCCTTAACTTCTTGAATAAAAGTAAGCGCACTCTCAGAAAATTTTTTCCGCTTACCTGTGACTCCTAATGATGAGACACAGTAAATGTACCCTTTTCCACTTTGAAGTATCTCTTCTACTCTATTGATGGAAGTAGGTGTCACAAGTGGTATTGGAGCAATATCATGAGCAATCATGATGGGATAAATTTCATCGCTTTCTTCGAATGGTACATCAGGAATAATAAGACCATCAATACCGACTCTTTGGCATTGTTCCATAAAGTTTTGTATGCCATATTGAAAGATGGTGTTGAAGTATACTAAAAACACTATAGGTATCTCTGTATCTTGTCTTAACTTACTTATCACACGAAATATATCATTTACTTTTGTTCCTGCATCCAAAGCTCTTTTAGCTGCTTCTTGTAGAATCACCCCATCTGCTAAAGGATCTGAATAGGGGATACCTATTTCAACTATATCTGCTCCTCCACTAATCATAGCTTTAACTAAATCAATGGTTTTCATCAAGGAAGGATCGCCTGCAGTTATAAAAGGGATGAATGCTTTTCTATTTTCTAACTCTGCTTTTTTAAATGCATTTTCAATTCTTATCATCATACTTCCCCTATCTTAGCAACAGTTTGAACATCTTTATCACCACGGCCTGATAAATTAATTAGAACTATTTTCTCTTTTGTCATTTTCTTAGCAAGCTTTGTACCGTATGCTATTGCATGAGAGCTTTCTAGTGCAGGAATTATCCCTTCGGTACTGCTCAATAATCTAAACCCTTCCAGAGCTTCATCATCCGTTACGCCCTTATACTTAACACGCTTCCTTTGAAATAAATGAGCATGTTCTGGTCCCACACCTGGATAATCTAACCCAGCAGATATAGAATGAACGGGTTGAATATGCCCTTCTTTATCTTGTATGAGATAGGTTTTCATACCATGCAGGACCCCAATTGAACCTTTAGAAATCGCTGCTGCATGGTGCTCAGTGTGTAGACCATATCCAGCTGCCTCAACACCAAATAACTGAACTGTTTCAAAAGGTAAGAAAGCGTTAAATACTCCTGAAGCATTACTCCCCCCTCCAATACATGCAACAACAGCATGAGGTAACCGCCCCTCGATTTTAATCATCTGTTCTTTTGCTTCTTCTCCAATGATTTTTTGAAAATAGCCAACCATTCTAGGATAAGGATGTGGTCCCACTACAGAACCTATAACATAGAAAGTATCTTCAGCTCTTCTAACCCATTCTCTAATGGCTTCGTTAGTAGCATCTTTTAATGTGGCTGTTCCTGAGGAAATGGATTGAACTGTTGCACCTAGCATTTTCATTTTGAAAACGTTCAACTTTTGTCTTTCAATATCTTTTTCTCCCATAAAAACTGTACAGGTCAATCCAAACAAGGCTGCGCCAGTCGCTGTTGCAACGCCATGTTGTCCTGCCCCAGTCTCAGCAATGACATGTTTTTTCCCCATTCTTTTAGCTAATAGCATTTGTCCGATTACATTATTAATTTTATGAGCACCTGTATGATTCAAATCTTCTCTCTTTAAGTATATTTTAGCCCCTCCAACCTTTTTCGTCAGACGATTGGCATAGTATAAACTAGAAGGTCTACCTACGTACTCTCTAAGGTAGTAAAGGTATTCCCTTATAAAGTTTTGATCTTGCATACAGTCAACAAATGCTTTCTCTAATTCCTTGAGGGGTGACATCAGTGTTTCTGGCACATATTGACCTCCGAACTCACCAAATTTCCTTTCAAGATTCATAACCTTTCACCTTTCTAATAAAATCTCTTATTTTTCCTTCATTCTTTGACCCATCTATTTCAACTGAAGAGCTAACATCAACAACATGAGGATTGACTATGTTAATTGCTTCATTGACATTTTTTGAGTTTAACCCCCCAGCCAGAACTGTAAAATGATTCCTATAAATATCCTTAGCCATATACCAATCAAAAGATTGGCCCGAACCTCCTCTTTTTCCCTTTACATATGTATCCAGAAGTATCCCCTCCACATCCTTATAAGATTCTATCCTTTCAAAACTCCTCTTATCTTTGATACTAAAGGTCTTCCATACTTCTCTTCGAAGATCAGCACAAAAAGAAGGGTCCTCGACACCATGTAGTTGGATTATATCTAGAGAACAAACATCAGCAATTAGCTCGATATCTTCTTTAGGGGCATTTACAAAAACCCCCACTTTCTTTATACCTTTTCTCACTTTTTTAGTCAGTAACTGTGCTTGCCGCATTGTTAAGCGACGTTTACTTTCTGCAAAAATAAATCCAATATAGTCAACAGGATACTTATTAATCATTAAGACATCTTCAAGACGTGTTACCCCGCATATTTTGATTTTAGTATCTATAACCATTTCTAAGCACCTCACTTTGCTTCACTATATCTTTAGCTCGCATAAAACTTTCACCGACTAAGATCCCATTAATAGGTGTTCCCTTTAGTAAGGATACATCCTCTTCCCTATGAAAACCGCTTTCACTGACTAAAAGTACTTGTGGAGGAACATGGGAACATAGTTCTAATGATGTTCCAATATTGGTCTCAAATGTATGTAAATTACGATTATTGATTCCTAAAATCTCTGAACCAACCTCTAAAGAAGATAGTAATTCGTCAACCGTATGGACTTCTACCAAGGCATCTAAACCTAATTCATCGCATAGACCTATAAACCTTTTTAGTGTTTCCTTTTCTAGTAGCGAACTTATTAACAGGATGCAACTAGCTCCAAGAGCCTTTGACTCATAAATCTGGAATTCATCGATTATAAAGTCCTTTCTCAAAGTTGGGAGCTTTATTTTTTGGCTAATCTGACTTAAGTAATCCATACTCCCAAAAAAGTAATCCTCTTCAGTAAGTACTGAAACTGCATCAACAGCTTCTTCATATACTTCTGCAATTTTAGTTGGTTTAAAATCTTCTTTAATGATGCCACATGTTGGAGATCCTTTCTTGATTTCACCTATTATCGATAATCCTTCCTTAGCAATCTGAGATTTAAAATCCCCCTTACCCCTTTCACAATGATCAACCATTCGATAGATCTCTTTCTTATAGGATTTGCTCATTTGTTGAAGACGCTTCTCTTTTGCTGATACGATCTTTTTCAATATTGATGGTAAAGTCATGAAGTCACACCTCCTGAAACTTGAATGATTTCTTGAAGCTTTTTATAAGCCAAACCTTCATCGATGCATTTTCTCGCTACATCTATACCTTCACTCATTGAAGATACTTTTTCACCGACATAAAGTGCTGCTCCAGCGTTCATAAGAAGAATATCTCTAGCTGCTCCAAGCTTACCTTGGAAAATATCTTTTATGATTTGTCCATTCTTTTTGGCATTGCCTCCAGTAATATCTCCACTTCTACCTAATGGAATACCAAAATCTTCTGGATGTATTTCATAAGATGATATGTATCCCTCCTTTAACTCGGATATTATTGTTGAACCGGTAATTGATATTTCATCAAGTCCTTCTTTACCATGGACTACTAATGCTCTGTCTACTCCTAATGCTCTTAAAACCTCGGCCATTACTTCAGTCAGATTCTCATCATAAACACCTAATAGTTGATATTTGGCACCTCCTGGGTTCACTAGTGGTCCCAATAAATTAAATATTGTTCGAAAGCCCAAGGCTTTTCTAACAGGCATAACATTTTTTACTGCTTTATGATAAAGTGGTGCAAGCAAAAACCCAAAATTAGTTTGCTTTAAACACATAGCCGTTTCTTCTGGTGATAGATCAATTCTTACACCTAAAGCCTCTAATACATCCGCACTTCCACATAGACTGGAGAAAGAGCGGTTACCATGTTTCAGTACTTTAAGTCCTGCGGCAGCAGATAAAAGCGCTACGGCAGTAGAGATGTTAAAAGTTCCAGAGCCATCCCCTCCTGTACCACATGTATCTAAAGTATCTGTAGGAATATCGGATATGGTTAACGCTTTTTTGCGGAGTACCTTAGCACCTGCTGTCAATTCTGTAACTGACTCTCCTTTCATTTTTAATGCTGTAAGTAAGCTTGCTATTTGGTTGTCATGGATTTTACCTTCCATCATTTTTTCCATACAATGAATCATTAATTCCTGATTTAAATCATCACCATTAATGACTTTTTTCAACGCTTTTGCAAACATGCTCTCACTCCTTTTATGAATTTATAAACACTTATTACTACTTTTAATCATTGTCAGCTAGACAATAGATTCTAGAGTCTTTGTATACCCTCTAGGAAATTAGTTATAATTTTCATGCCTTCTTTTGTATAAATTGATTCTGGATGAAACTGCAATCCATAAACATAATGTTCTCTGTGTTTAATTCCCATAATCACGCCATCTTTTGTTTCAGCAATAATGCTCAATTCCCTAGGCAATGTCTCTCGATCTACTACAAGAGAATGGTATCTTGCTCCTTGAAAGGGTAGTGAAATGCCATTAAAAATGACATCATAGCTATAGTAAATAGGGGACTGCTTTCCATGAAAAATTGCTTTAGCTTTTATAACCCTGCCTCCAAACGCTTCTCCAATACATTGATGCCCTAAGCATATTCCCAGGATTGGTATAATACCAGATAACATCTTCACCACGTTAACGCATACCCCAGCTTCTTCAGGTTTTTTGGGACCGGGTGATATAATAATAGCTAATGGATTCAACTTTATAATCTCTTCTACAGTAATTTCATCATTTCTAATAACCATCACATTATCATGAAATTCACTTAAATATTGGTATAGGTTATAAGTAAAAGAGTCGTAATTATCGATTAATAAGATCATTTGATTACCTCCTTACCAATGACCTCTTCATTAATTCCGATAGCTTTTAAAAGGCCTTTTAGCTTATTCCAAGTCTCCTCATATTCCTTTTCCGGACAGGAATCTGCAACTATTCCGGCACCTGCTTGTAAATAAACTTTTAAATCATGGATGATCATGGTTCTTATCGCTATGCACATATCCATATTACTATCAAACCCAAAGTATCCAATAGCTCCACCATAAATACCTCTTTCATCACTTTCTAATTCTTCAATAATTTGCATGGCTCGAATTTTAGGTGCCCCTGTTAAAGTCCCTGCTGGCAGGAAGGCTTTAAGCACTTCAAATGGATCTACATCTGATTTTTTCTTTCCTTCGATTAAAGATACCAAGTGTATAATATGGGAAAAACACTTGATCTCTTTGAATGCCTTAATGTTTATTGACCCTATTTTTGCAACCTTCCCCATGTCATTACGTCCTAAATCGACTAACATGACATGTTCAGCAACTTCCTTCTCATCATGAAGAAGTTCTTCAGCTAGCCTTTCATCTTCTTGTCGATCTTCTCCCCTTTTACGTGTTCCAGCTATAGGGCAAGTCTGTATATTATCATCGTTTAATTTTACTAGCATCTCAGGTGAACTTCCTACGACTTGGTAAGTACTAAAGTTTAAGTAAAAGAGGTAGGGAGATGGATTAACCTGCCTAAGGTGACGATAAAGATTGAAAGATGATGTGGGTTGATCCACAGTAACCCTTCTAGATAGAACTACTTGAAAGATATCTCCTTCAACTATATACTCTTTAGCTCTTTCAACCTGTTGCATAAAAGTTTCTTGATCCACATTGGATTCCAGTTGTCCATCAAATACTACATCTGATAATGATTCTAATTGTAGATTAGAATCTTCTATCAGTTCTTTTATCTCATACAATTTTTTCATTGCAATTTTTGCTCCTGTTGGCGTTATATTCTCAAGTACAATCAAATGAACTTTATTGAGATAGTGATCATAGACGATAACTTCCTTCACAAACATTTGATGAATTTCAGGTAATTCTAGACTCTCATTGTTAAAGTCCGGCAATTTCTCATACTGTCTAACAACGTCATATCCCACCGTCCCTACTGCTCCCCCAACAAAAGGTAATTCTGTATCATTTTCAATCTTATAAGCATTTATATACTTTTTTAATATCTCTAGGGGGGAACCTTCTTCAAAATAGATACAACCTTCCTTTTCAATGATTATCTTTGACCTTCTAGACTTAAAGGTCATAAAAGGACTTTTGCCAATAATTGAGTACCTTCCTGTCCCTGTTTCCTTACTTTCAAGTAAAAATCCTTGCTCGTTTCTAACATATTTTTGATAAAGTGTTATCGGTGTCTCCATGTCACTGGATAGTGTTAAAATATAAGGCTTTAACATCTTTTCACATCCTTTCAAAATTGATAATCGCTTATTTTTCTGCACAAAAAAAACCTTATCCTCCCGTAATATGGGACGATAAGGTCATCGTGGTGCCACCCAAGTTCAGCATTAAAGAATTATTGTAACTCATGTTAATAATTAAGACTTTCTTCAGTGGCTTACATGTATTCAACAACAAAAAAAGGTATTCCATCTCACTATGAGACGAAATACCTGTGTATTCGCTATGCCACTCAACAATAATCAACTGCTCTTTTTCAGATACGGAAATATAGTTTTCGATATCCTATCTCTATAACGGGAGAATCCCGGCATCAGCTACTTGTTACCTTTCACTTAGCATCTCATGAACCCATTCCTTTACTTCATCTGTACCGGACCTTTCACCAATCGCCGGCTCGCTGAGACAAAATCACTAAAGTACTTCTTTCAATCAAAGATTTTGAATTATTATATTGTTCATAATGTTAGCACATAACAAAAGATTTGTAAAGACATATTTTTATTTAAAGCTTTATAAAATTTGTCTCTCCTTTCTCCTATATGGCACATATGATTAATATAATACAAATTTCAAAATGACTCCCTTATATAACCCCAAAACTCCATCTCAACTAACCTTAAGTATAACGGCAGATAAATCTAAATGACAAATAAAGTTAACCTCTGCCATTATTATTTATCAAAAAACCTCTACAATCATTTTATAATAAAGACTGTAGAGGTTTTATAAACTACTATTCGGAAATCAACTGCCATTTTATACCAAATTTATCTACTACTGAGCCGTACATATCACTAAAGAATTGAGGACCAAGTTCTACTATAACGTTTCCGTCTTCTTCTAGTTTGTTAAATGCATTGCATACCTCATCAACTGTTTGAAAAAATACGTTAAAACAGATCATGTTTCCTGCAATGGTTTTTTCCTGTGTGTCGCTAAAATTAAAAGGCGTGCCACAGATCGTCATACTGGAGTGCATAACTAGGTCTTTCATATCATCTGTTAAAGTAAA encodes:
- the trpA gene encoding tryptophan synthase subunit alpha, with amino-acid sequence MIRIENAFKKAELENRKAFIPFITAGDPSLMKTIDLVKAMISGGADIVEIGIPYSDPLADGVILQEAAKRALDAGTKVNDIFRVISKLRQDTEIPIVFLVYFNTIFQYGIQNFMEQCQRVGIDGLIIPDVPFEESDEIYPIMIAHDIAPIPLVTPTSINRVEEILQSGKGYIYCVSSLGVTGKRKKFSESALTFIQEVKARAPIPVAVGFGIQSPATASFFKPFVDGVIVGSAIVDYIHQVDGRVELVEAYIHQFVQELYE
- the trpB gene encoding tryptophan synthase subunit beta, whose protein sequence is MNLERKFGEFGGQYVPETLMSPLKELEKAFVDCMQDQNFIREYLYYLREYVGRPSSLYYANRLTKKVGGAKIYLKREDLNHTGAHKINNVIGQMLLAKRMGKKHVIAETGAGQHGVATATGAALFGLTCTVFMGEKDIERQKLNVFKMKMLGATVQSISSGTATLKDATNEAIREWVRRAEDTFYVIGSVVGPHPYPRMVGYFQKIIGEEAKEQMIKIEGRLPHAVVACIGGGSNASGVFNAFLPFETVQLFGVEAAGYGLHTEHHAAAISKGSIGVLHGMKTYLIQDKEGHIQPVHSISAGLDYPGVGPEHAHLFQRKRVKYKGVTDDEALEGFRLLSSTEGIIPALESSHAIAYGTKLAKKMTKEKIVLINLSGRGDKDVQTVAKIGEV
- a CDS encoding phosphoribosylanthranilate isomerase — translated: MVIDTKIKICGVTRLEDVLMINKYPVDYIGFIFAESKRRLTMRQAQLLTKKVRKGIKKVGVFVNAPKEDIELIADVCSLDIIQLHGVEDPSFCADLRREVWKTFSIKDKRSFERIESYKDVEGILLDTYVKGKRGGSGQSFDWYMAKDIYRNHFTVLAGGLNSKNVNEAINIVNPHVVDVSSSVEIDGSKNEGKIRDFIRKVKGYES
- the trpC gene encoding indole-3-glycerol phosphate synthase TrpC; the protein is MTLPSILKKIVSAKEKRLQQMSKSYKKEIYRMVDHCERGKGDFKSQIAKEGLSIIGEIKKGSPTCGIIKEDFKPTKIAEVYEEAVDAVSVLTEEDYFFGSMDYLSQISQKIKLPTLRKDFIIDEFQIYESKALGASCILLISSLLEKETLKRFIGLCDELGLDALVEVHTVDELLSSLEVGSEILGINNRNLHTFETNIGTSLELCSHVPPQVLLVSESGFHREEDVSLLKGTPINGILVGESFMRAKDIVKQSEVLRNGYRY
- the trpD gene encoding anthranilate phosphoribosyltransferase, yielding MFAKALKKVINGDDLNQELMIHCMEKMMEGKIHDNQIASLLTALKMKGESVTELTAGAKVLRKKALTISDIPTDTLDTCGTGGDGSGTFNISTAVALLSAAAGLKVLKHGNRSFSSLCGSADVLEALGVRIDLSPEETAMCLKQTNFGFLLAPLYHKAVKNVMPVRKALGFRTIFNLLGPLVNPGGAKYQLLGVYDENLTEVMAEVLRALGVDRALVVHGKEGLDEISITGSTIISELKEGYISSYEIHPEDFGIPLGRSGDITGGNAKKNGQIIKDIFQGKLGAARDILLMNAGAALYVGEKVSSMSEGIDVARKCIDEGLAYKKLQEIIQVSGGVTS
- a CDS encoding anthranilate synthase component II: MILLIDNYDSFTYNLYQYLSEFHDNVMVIRNDEITVEEIIKLNPLAIIISPGPKKPEEAGVCVNVVKMLSGIIPILGICLGHQCIGEAFGGRVIKAKAIFHGKQSPIYYSYDVIFNGISLPFQGARYHSLVVDRETLPRELSIIAETKDGVIMGIKHREHYVYGLQFHPESIYTKEGMKIITNFLEGIQRL
- the trpE gene encoding anthranilate synthase component I, whose translation is MLKPYILTLSSDMETPITLYQKYVRNEQGFLLESKETGTGRYSIIGKSPFMTFKSRRSKIIIEKEGCIYFEEGSPLEILKKYINAYKIENDTELPFVGGAVGTVGYDVVRQYEKLPDFNNESLELPEIHQMFVKEVIVYDHYLNKVHLIVLENITPTGAKIAMKKLYEIKELIEDSNLQLESLSDVVFDGQLESNVDQETFMQQVERAKEYIVEGDIFQVVLSRRVTVDQPTSSFNLYRHLRQVNPSPYLFYLNFSTYQVVGSSPEMLVKLNDDNIQTCPIAGTRKRGEDRQEDERLAEELLHDEKEVAEHVMLVDLGRNDMGKVAKIGSINIKAFKEIKCFSHIIHLVSLIEGKKKSDVDPFEVLKAFLPAGTLTGAPKIRAMQIIEELESDERGIYGGAIGYFGFDSNMDMCIAIRTMIIHDLKVYLQAGAGIVADSCPEKEYEETWNKLKGLLKAIGINEEVIGKEVIK
- a CDS encoding VOC family protein, producing the protein MISPTIHFPGNCNEAIAFYEKVFNVTHKKVEFYRDAPSNSGFTLTDDMKDLVMHSSMTICGTPFNFSDTQEKTIAGNMICFNVFFQTVDEVCNAFNKLEEDGNVIVELGPQFFSDMYGSVVDKFGIKWQLISE